From Polaribacter butkevichii, a single genomic window includes:
- a CDS encoding T9SS type A sorting domain-containing protein encodes MKRTTTLKWLTLLLVLNIINIYAIDKKEVKGLTNSAKTTKTTTTTTTILPTKALAVNTLADLPKNEIVPLVNDGTNFSGVTVSSSKALGFDEWSNKGNAIISGTSDYTSTNSDSYLTITSLLTMPAGSYAGAKIRSNSLLSSISNLLSFLNGVTITTYNGSTLQETHVVSNDTSLTLLDLTSSNPYNVGFVTTKPFNKIRITYDTGLIGSLTTSLIVYNAFVKVYENNTDTSNCNTQVAWTNTAYPVEVYAPGTSGLLGVGNGLSNIENIISASTTDYAELGLSVNLLDDLEIGVYDVLDNYTGANFVGFDIEVASIADVNLLNNISISTYKDGSVIPVETKSGSTMLLGVPLLTASSKQTIGFLATQEFDEVRIKFSSTLNANVGTIKIYNSFIQEMCETTLACNTTYALNSPAFSTYVDFQQTGVSGLACVGCAVSNSENVLSSDDTDYATINVTAGVAAKVNLAVRDATNTYPAGSYAGFALSFDDALVSLEVLRNSITIATLDANGDVLESKSASDLVGLELLTNIIGTSATGDVNLGFKTTQAYSGIKISASALVSVAINNKIDVYGAFVDTRGATGSGFGTCLIDSDNDGIDDSLDIDDDNDGIIDIVENGNCAIEDKVEIVELYSEDFGTGTGRSSNPYVENHLYDTSGAIPDGSYAIVSSNAPGLPAYNRTDQNGNVDANIDEFTGPAGGSINGRYLSINMVNSGNIEFYRHRLNNLIIGADYRFRLDMAGLCNGCADAPIFRLEVQDTSGNVLKTVSSSSLGVTNNDTWVRVNLNFTGTTDKVDIVIFNDQPNGGAGNDVGVDNIVFSVLQCPASFNDPDNDGLENSIDLDSDGDGCPDVREAGVPGILKTTNVTNGNGTDATANTTVATDNAILDIASSGQSVGFNGLVESIETDDTARAITTYPSNYITYALDSNINACGTAMITQVFQSTTEKWIEITNTSDNIVGENTVNIALFKDGALTTLAPSAFINNLSAIDPHASILISSVAVNNKLSGATEITGADDPNATAVTDFSGADDIIVLTKNIDSKAWINRVDVISNIADSTSYVRSDMILEPNTTFDSAEWVAFINDNIITYNDLEFDDTTERHPHDPLLSEIATANDDANIKPGLHNFGFTNRVGSVWSNGYPDRSREVKISEDYNHLEKLSARTFEVNTGAIFSITDHLLVVTNNVILNGEIRLVSTDDSNKAQLVQTHQGLKQVTGAGKLLVDQKSKAPNMYRYSYMGSPVNTVGESTYSVLSVLKDGTNPLTASGTIGQGASDIAKDITFVEGYNGSNTAPISIADYWIYTYGSAAGGRSNWEHKYRRAPIAQTDGFIFKGPSDPEQNYTYVGTPKDGELATAVGGDQSYLVGNPFAGAISAKKFIEDNTNSITGSLYFWEHAGEKNAVGTLGHYYAGYVGGYAIRNISMGLSANQVMSNNGADVETSLVEAELETKNNGASDYSLDGVTGVVLGSLNESVSFTSTIAADSLFINYKTISTGSIGVKVNGNLQSVPLNISSGQYTHVCFINDIKVNDVIEVIYTDNSGAHNLYLDSFVLKGRVVTEGVPALGTGEYKVPQAYIAMGQGFFIMGDSDGGPIVFNNSQREYKAEGTESILFKSSKKSKEKKRTNVSKLPIIKLGMNYTNEEGIGLHRQIGISFKNDNSFGYDNGYDSAMLDVGETDFYWKFPNSENKYAIAGVQSISDDLEVPLYISLAHKGTIVIGVDEWDAIDRNVYIKDKLTKQAYLINNGSFSLKLASGSYTDRFFLTFKESNTLSVSDNTTVLNKNIAVYLDNNTQEIVINNENSLQLKNVKLYNLLGQEVGKWNNLDQIATQQRLKTNKLSDAIYIINIETEKGKISKKVILE; translated from the coding sequence ATGAAAAGAACGACTACTTTAAAATGGTTAACCCTTTTATTAGTATTAAATATTATAAATATTTATGCTATAGATAAAAAAGAGGTAAAAGGTCTTACAAATTCAGCTAAGACAACAAAAACAACAACAACAACAACAACAATTTTACCAACAAAAGCTCTTGCTGTAAACACGCTTGCAGATTTACCTAAAAACGAAATTGTGCCTTTGGTGAATGATGGTACTAATTTTAGTGGAGTTACGGTTAGTAGTAGTAAAGCATTAGGTTTTGATGAATGGAGTAATAAAGGAAATGCGATAATTTCTGGCACTTCTGACTATACATCTACAAACAGTGATTCTTATCTAACAATTACTTCTCTCTTAACAATGCCTGCGGGTAGTTATGCAGGGGCAAAAATAAGATCAAATTCTTTGCTGTCTTCCATATCAAATTTATTAAGTTTTTTAAATGGAGTAACGATAACAACCTATAACGGTAGTACTTTGCAGGAAACCCATGTAGTAAGTAATGATACCTCTTTAACGTTGTTAGATCTTACAAGTAGTAATCCTTATAATGTTGGTTTTGTAACCACAAAACCCTTTAATAAAATAAGAATTACTTATGATACTGGTCTTATTGGTAGTTTAACAACTAGCTTAATAGTTTATAATGCCTTTGTAAAGGTTTATGAAAATAATACGGATACTTCAAATTGTAATACACAAGTCGCTTGGACAAATACAGCTTATCCAGTAGAGGTGTATGCTCCAGGTACTTCTGGTCTTTTAGGAGTAGGTAATGGACTATCCAATATAGAAAATATTATAAGTGCAAGTACTACAGATTATGCTGAACTAGGGTTAAGTGTAAATCTTCTTGATGATTTAGAAATAGGAGTCTATGATGTTTTAGATAATTATACAGGAGCTAACTTTGTTGGTTTCGATATTGAGGTAGCAAGTATAGCAGATGTTAATTTATTAAATAATATTTCAATTTCTACTTATAAAGATGGTTCAGTTATACCTGTAGAAACAAAATCTGGCTCTACAATGTTGTTAGGGGTGCCTTTGTTAACAGCTTCAAGTAAACAAACAATAGGGTTTTTAGCTACTCAAGAATTTGATGAAGTACGAATTAAATTTAGTTCAACGCTTAATGCAAATGTAGGAACTATTAAAATCTACAATAGTTTTATTCAAGAAATGTGTGAAACAACGTTAGCTTGTAATACCACTTATGCTTTAAACTCACCTGCATTTTCTACTTATGTAGATTTTCAGCAAACAGGTGTTTCTGGTTTAGCATGTGTTGGTTGTGCGGTATCCAATTCGGAAAATGTTTTATCTAGTGATGATACAGATTATGCAACAATTAATGTAACAGCAGGAGTAGCTGCAAAGGTTAATTTAGCTGTTAGAGACGCAACAAATACATATCCTGCAGGTTCTTATGCTGGTTTTGCATTAAGTTTCGATGATGCTTTAGTAAGTTTAGAGGTATTAAGAAATAGTATCACAATTGCTACTTTAGATGCAAACGGAGACGTTTTAGAGTCTAAATCAGCAAGCGATTTAGTAGGGTTAGAATTATTAACAAATATTATTGGCACATCTGCTACAGGTGATGTTAATCTAGGGTTTAAGACTACTCAAGCTTACTCAGGAATAAAAATTTCTGCATCAGCGTTAGTAAGTGTTGCTATAAATAATAAAATTGATGTTTACGGTGCTTTTGTAGATACAAGAGGAGCAACAGGTAGTGGTTTTGGAACTTGTTTAATAGATTCTGATAATGATGGAATTGATGATAGTTTAGATATTGATGATGATAACGATGGTATTATTGATATTGTAGAAAATGGAAATTGTGCAATTGAAGATAAAGTAGAAATTGTAGAGTTATATAGCGAAGACTTTGGTACGGGTACAGGAAGATCAAGTAATCCGTATGTAGAAAATCATCTTTATGATACTAGTGGTGCTATACCAGATGGTTCTTATGCAATTGTTTCTTCTAACGCTCCTGGTTTACCTGCTTATAATCGTACAGACCAAAATGGAAATGTAGATGCAAATATAGATGAATTTACAGGGCCTGCAGGTGGATCAATAAATGGTAGATATTTATCTATTAATATGGTAAATTCTGGTAACATAGAGTTTTATCGTCATAGACTTAATAATTTAATTATTGGGGCAGATTATAGATTTCGATTAGATATGGCTGGTTTGTGTAATGGTTGTGCAGATGCTCCTATATTCAGATTAGAAGTACAAGATACAAGTGGAAACGTTTTAAAAACGGTTTCTTCAAGTTCATTAGGGGTTACTAATAATGATACTTGGGTAAGAGTAAACTTAAATTTTACAGGAACTACAGATAAAGTTGATATTGTAATTTTTAATGACCAACCAAATGGTGGTGCTGGTAATGATGTTGGGGTTGATAATATTGTTTTTAGCGTTTTACAATGCCCTGCAAGTTTTAATGATCCAGATAATGACGGACTTGAAAATAGTATAGACTTAGACTCAGATGGAGATGGATGTCCAGATGTTAGAGAAGCAGGTGTACCTGGTATTTTAAAAACAACAAATGTAACCAACGGAAACGGTACAGATGCTACAGCTAATACAACAGTAGCTACAGATAATGCTATTTTAGATATTGCATCTTCTGGTCAGTCAGTTGGTTTTAACGGCTTGGTAGAAAGTATAGAAACGGATGATACGGCAAGAGCTATTACAACCTATCCATCAAATTATATAACCTATGCATTAGATAGCAATATAAATGCATGTGGAACCGCAATGATAACACAGGTATTTCAATCAACTACAGAAAAATGGATAGAAATAACAAATACTTCTGATAATATTGTAGGTGAAAATACTGTAAACATTGCATTATTTAAAGATGGAGCTTTAACTACGTTAGCACCTTCTGCTTTTATTAATAATTTAAGTGCTATAGATCCACATGCATCTATATTAATTTCTTCTGTAGCTGTAAATAATAAATTATCAGGAGCAACAGAAATTACAGGAGCAGATGACCCTAATGCAACTGCTGTTACAGATTTTAGTGGAGCTGATGATATTATTGTATTAACAAAAAATATTGACAGTAAGGCTTGGATTAATAGAGTAGATGTTATCAGTAATATTGCAGATAGTACTAGTTATGTTCGTAGTGATATGATTTTAGAACCAAATACAACCTTTGATTCAGCAGAATGGGTTGCCTTTATCAACGATAATATTATAACATACAATGATTTAGAATTTGATGACACTACAGAGCGTCACCCTCATGATCCTTTATTATCAGAAATAGCAACTGCAAACGATGATGCAAATATAAAACCAGGATTACACAACTTTGGTTTTACAAATAGAGTAGGTTCAGTTTGGTCTAATGGTTATCCAGATAGATCTAGAGAAGTAAAAATCTCTGAAGATTATAATCATCTAGAAAAATTAAGTGCACGTACATTTGAGGTTAATACAGGTGCTATCTTTAGTATTACAGATCATTTATTAGTTGTAACAAACAATGTAATCTTAAATGGAGAAATTAGATTGGTAAGTACAGACGATTCTAATAAGGCACAACTAGTTCAAACTCACCAAGGTTTAAAACAAGTTACAGGAGCGGGTAAATTATTGGTAGATCAAAAATCTAAAGCACCAAATATGTACAGATATAGTTATATGGGGTCGCCTGTAAATACTGTAGGAGAAAGTACTTATTCCGTTTTAAGTGTTTTAAAAGATGGTACAAATCCATTAACAGCAAGTGGTACTATTGGTCAAGGAGCTTCTGATATTGCTAAAGATATAACTTTTGTAGAAGGATATAACGGTAGTAATACTGCGCCAATATCTATTGCCGATTATTGGATATATACTTACGGAAGTGCTGCAGGAGGTAGATCTAATTGGGAACACAAATATAGAAGAGCACCAATTGCGCAAACAGATGGTTTTATTTTTAAAGGACCTTCAGATCCAGAACAAAATTATACATACGTAGGTACGCCAAAAGACGGAGAATTAGCAACAGCAGTAGGTGGAGATCAATCTTATTTAGTAGGTAATCCTTTTGCTGGTGCAATTAGCGCAAAGAAATTTATAGAAGACAATACAAATTCTATAACGGGTAGTTTGTATTTCTGGGAACATGCAGGAGAAAAGAATGCAGTAGGAACTCTAGGGCATTATTATGCTGGTTATGTTGGGGGCTATGCTATTAGAAATATTTCAATGGGGTTATCAGCAAATCAGGTAATGTCTAATAACGGAGCAGACGTTGAAACAAGCTTAGTAGAAGCAGAATTAGAAACAAAAAACAATGGTGCAAGTGATTATTCTTTAGACGGTGTTACTGGTGTAGTTCTTGGTTCTTTAAATGAAAGTGTTTCATTTACAAGTACAATAGCAGCAGATTCATTATTTATCAACTATAAAACTATAAGTACTGGGTCTATAGGGGTTAAGGTTAATGGTAATTTACAATCAGTTCCATTAAATATTTCGAGTGGTCAGTATACACATGTTTGCTTTATAAATGACATAAAAGTGAATGATGTTATAGAGGTTATATACACTGATAATTCAGGAGCACATAACTTATATTTAGATTCATTCGTATTAAAAGGTCGTGTTGTAACAGAAGGAGTACCTGCTTTAGGAACAGGAGAATACAAAGTGCCTCAAGCCTATATTGCCATGGGACAAGGATTTTTTATTATGGGAGACTCAGATGGTGGTCCAATAGTATTTAATAATAGTCAAAGAGAATATAAAGCAGAAGGAACAGAATCTATTTTGTTTAAAAGTAGTAAAAAATCAAAAGAAAAAAAGAGAACGAATGTAAGTAAACTTCCTATTATAAAATTAGGAATGAATTATACAAATGAAGAAGGTATAGGGTTACACAGACAGATTGGTATTTCATTTAAAAACGACAATTCTTTTGGATACGATAATGGGTATGATTCTGCAATGTTAGATGTTGGAGAGACCGATTTTTATTGGAAATTTCCTAATAGTGAAAATAAATACGCAATTGCTGGTGTGCAAAGTATTTCTGATGATTTAGAAGTGCCTTTATATATATCATTAGCTCATAAAGGTACTATAGTTATTGGTGTTGATGAGTGGGATGCTATTGATAGAAATGTGTATATAAAAGATAAACTAACTAAACAAGCATACTTAATTAACAACGGTAGTTTTTCTTTAAAACTTGCAAGTGGTAGTTATACAGATAGATTTTTCTTAACGTTTAAAGAAAGTAATACGTTAAGTGTATCAGATAATACTACTGTGTTAAATAAGAATATTGCGGTTTATTTAGATAATAATACACAAGAAATTGTAATTAATAATGAAAATAGTTTACAACTTAAAAATGTAAAATTATACAATCTTTTAGGACAAGAAGTTGGTAAATGGAATAACCTAGATCAAATAGCTACACAACAGAGGTTAAAAACAAACAAACTATCTGATGCTATTTACATTATCAATATTGAAACAGAAAAAGGAAAAATTTCTAAAAAAGTGATCTTAGAGTAG
- the nrdG gene encoding anaerobic ribonucleoside-triphosphate reductase activating protein: MNYSSIQIVLQEVPGEISICFSICGCKIRCKGCHSPILWKEENGQQLSIKLYKQTLLKYKGFASCVLFMGGEWHQKELIDYLKYAQKEGYKTCLYTGKEHIDKNLLQHLTWIKTGKWIAKKGGLDKPDTNQQFIEVQTNKNLNHLFLKNY, from the coding sequence ATGAATTATTCTAGCATTCAGATTGTACTACAAGAAGTGCCTGGTGAAATCAGTATTTGTTTTAGCATTTGTGGATGTAAAATTCGCTGCAAAGGTTGTCATTCTCCTATTTTATGGAAAGAAGAAAACGGACAACAACTTTCTATAAAATTATACAAACAAACATTACTAAAATATAAAGGATTTGCAAGTTGTGTTTTATTTATGGGTGGAGAATGGCATCAAAAAGAACTCATAGATTATTTAAAATACGCCCAAAAAGAAGGATACAAAACATGCCTTTATACAGGTAAGGAACATATTGATAAAAATTTACTACAACACCTAACTTGGATTAAAACCGGCAAATGGATTGCTAAAAAAGGAGGCTTAGATAAACCTGATACCAATCAGCAATTTATAGAAGTACAAACAAATAAAAATTTAAATCATTTATTCTTGAAAAACTATTAA
- the recG gene encoding ATP-dependent DNA helicase RecG, whose protein sequence is MNLSYPITYIKGISVQRAALLYTELGIKTCNDLLNFFPFRYIDKTTFYAIKDLQPNSSEVQIVGRITHVKSVAQKRGSRLVATFQDATGTMELVWFKGQKWIKDALKINQPYVVYGKTNHYNGNFSIPHPEMELVTEYKKKLQTKMQPVYPSTEKLTNSGVSNKLMRTYVQHLLQQFFETITETLSQEIIDSFKLMGKRDALLNAHFPKSQENLAKAQNRLKFEELFFIQLQLLRKKLINKTKIKGFVFENVSDYFNTFYKDYLPFDLTNAQKRVLKEIRKDVASGAHMNRLLQGDVGSGKTIVALLTMLLAIDNGFQATIMAPTEILATQHYHAISEMLKDMDINVDLLTGSVRTKKRREIHANLEDGTLHILIGTHALIEDKVKFKNLGIAIIDEQHRFGVAQRAKLWSKNSLPPHILVMTATPIPRTLAMSVYGDLDISVIDELPPGRKEVKTVHRFDSNRLSVFKFMRDEIEKGRQVYVVYPLIQESEAMDYKDLMDGYESISRDFPTPKYQISIVHGKMKPADKEHEMQRFVKGETQIMVATTVIEVGVNVPNASVMIIESSERFGLSQLHQLRGRVGRGADQSYCILLSSYKLSEEGKTRLKTMVDTTDGFKIAEVDLKLRGPGNLMGTQQSGVLNLRIADVVKDSKILVAARNTAIDVLQEDSNLSKPENKNIKTTYLALSKTSKIWSNIS, encoded by the coding sequence TTGAATTTAAGTTATCCAATAACATATATTAAAGGAATTAGTGTACAAAGAGCAGCGCTTTTGTATACCGAATTGGGTATAAAAACATGTAATGATTTACTCAATTTTTTCCCTTTTAGATATATTGATAAAACTACCTTTTATGCCATAAAAGATTTACAACCTAATTCTTCTGAAGTACAAATTGTAGGCAGAATTACTCATGTAAAATCAGTTGCTCAAAAAAGAGGAAGTAGATTAGTTGCTACTTTTCAAGATGCTACAGGAACCATGGAGTTGGTTTGGTTTAAAGGACAAAAATGGATAAAAGATGCGCTTAAAATTAACCAACCTTATGTGGTGTATGGTAAAACAAACCACTACAATGGCAATTTTAGCATTCCGCATCCAGAAATGGAGCTGGTTACAGAATATAAGAAAAAGTTGCAAACTAAAATGCAACCCGTTTATCCTTCTACAGAAAAGCTAACAAATTCTGGTGTTTCTAATAAATTAATGAGAACCTATGTACAGCATTTGTTACAACAGTTTTTTGAAACCATAACAGAAACCCTATCGCAAGAAATAATAGATAGTTTTAAATTGATGGGAAAACGAGACGCATTATTAAATGCGCATTTTCCTAAAAGTCAAGAAAATTTAGCAAAAGCACAAAACCGTTTAAAGTTTGAAGAGTTATTTTTTATTCAATTACAATTATTACGCAAGAAACTCATCAACAAAACAAAAATAAAAGGATTTGTTTTTGAGAACGTGAGCGATTATTTTAATACTTTTTATAAAGATTATTTACCTTTCGATTTAACAAATGCTCAAAAAAGAGTATTAAAAGAAATAAGAAAAGACGTAGCTTCTGGTGCACACATGAATCGTCTTTTACAAGGAGATGTAGGCTCAGGAAAAACAATTGTAGCCTTGTTAACCATGCTTTTGGCAATAGATAACGGTTTTCAGGCTACTATTATGGCGCCAACAGAAATTTTAGCCACACAGCATTATCATGCAATTTCAGAAATGTTAAAAGACATGGATATTAATGTTGATTTATTAACGGGATCTGTTAGAACAAAAAAGCGAAGAGAAATTCATGCAAATTTAGAAGACGGAACCTTACATATTTTAATAGGTACACATGCGTTGATAGAGGATAAAGTAAAGTTTAAAAACCTTGGCATTGCAATTATTGATGAACAACATCGATTTGGTGTTGCGCAAAGAGCTAAATTATGGTCTAAAAATTCTCTGCCTCCGCACATTTTAGTCATGACAGCAACACCAATACCAAGAACCTTGGCTATGTCTGTTTATGGCGATTTAGATATTTCTGTTATAGATGAATTACCTCCGGGAAGAAAAGAGGTAAAAACCGTACATCGATTTGATAGTAATAGATTGTCTGTTTTTAAGTTTATGAGAGATGAAATAGAAAAAGGAAGACAAGTTTACGTTGTATATCCCTTAATTCAAGAATCTGAAGCCATGGATTATAAAGATTTAATGGATGGTTATGAAAGTATTTCTAGAGATTTTCCGACGCCCAAATACCAAATAAGTATTGTTCATGGAAAAATGAAACCTGCAGATAAAGAACACGAAATGCAACGTTTTGTGAAAGGAGAAACACAAATTATGGTGGCAACAACTGTTATTGAAGTTGGGGTAAATGTGCCAAACGCCAGTGTTATGATTATTGAAAGTTCAGAACGATTTGGGCTTTCGCAATTGCATCAATTAAGAGGAAGAGTAGGGCGAGGAGCAGACCAAAGTTATTGTATTTTACTTTCTAGTTACAAACTTTCCGAAGAAGGAAAAACACGTTTAAAAACAATGGTAGATACTACAGATGGTTTTAAAATAGCTGAGGTTGATTTAAAATTACGTGGCCCAGGTAATTTAATGGGGACGCAACAAAGTGGTGTTTTAAATTTAAGAATTGCAGATGTTGTAAAAGACTCTAAAATTTTGGTTGCAGCCAGAAATACGGCTATTGATGTTTTACAAGAAGATTCTAATTTGTCGAAACCAGAAAACAAAAATATTAAAACTACCTATTTAGCATTGTCTAAAACGTCTAAAATTTGGAGTAACATTAGTTAG
- the nrdD gene encoding anaerobic ribonucleoside-triphosphate reductase: MIRLTEKQVNQKINFIQNYINASNAADGSKIDANANVSSKNIATMEAELNKDINVQVNRQLVKNKIEQLFDKNLANEYVRQIEAHEIYVHDETSLKPYCTSISMYPFLFDGLTKLGGESKAPQHLESYCGEFVNLVFAISSQFAGALATVEFLLYFDYFARKDFGNDYLNSNTKTVSNHLQHAVYAINQPAAARGYQSVFWNISLYDEKYFDSLFGEFVFPDMTKPQWESLKKLQLFFMKWFNKEREKAVLTFPVVTAAMLVKKGKPVDTEFANMCATELSEGNSFFIYQSESADSLASCCRLRNEISDNTFSYSLGAGGVSTGSINVITLNMNRLIQQGKDLKTEINKIQKYQIAYRKLIEEYKNAGMLPVYDAGFISLDKQFLTIGINGMVEAAESQGIKAENSTVYKDFVAKQLKIIYDANKEAKKEYGYLFNTEFVPAENLGVKNAKWDKEDGLFVPRDCYNSYFYPVENNSINSLDKIILHGTDIIKYLDGGSALHLNLEEAPNKNGFLKLIEATALAGCNYFCFNVKITICNKCGHIDKKTLVKCSSCNSKNIDYGTRVIGYLKRVSSFSSERQNEHDLRFYHLQNAKAS; this comes from the coding sequence ATGATTCGATTAACGGAAAAACAGGTAAACCAAAAAATTAATTTTATTCAGAATTACATTAATGCAAGCAATGCTGCTGATGGCTCTAAAATAGACGCCAACGCCAATGTTTCTTCTAAAAACATAGCTACTATGGAAGCTGAACTAAATAAGGATATTAACGTTCAGGTAAATAGGCAATTGGTAAAAAATAAAATTGAACAACTATTTGATAAAAATTTGGCCAATGAATATGTAAGGCAAATAGAAGCTCATGAAATTTATGTACATGATGAAACCTCTTTAAAACCTTATTGCACATCTATTAGTATGTATCCATTTTTATTTGACGGACTTACCAAACTTGGAGGTGAAAGTAAAGCACCACAACATTTAGAGAGTTATTGTGGCGAATTTGTAAACCTTGTCTTTGCCATTAGCTCTCAATTTGCAGGTGCTTTGGCAACTGTAGAGTTTTTATTGTATTTTGATTATTTTGCTAGAAAAGATTTTGGAAACGATTACCTAAATTCTAACACCAAAACAGTTTCTAATCATTTACAACATGCCGTTTATGCAATTAATCAGCCTGCTGCTGCAAGAGGTTATCAATCTGTTTTTTGGAATATCTCTTTATACGATGAAAAATATTTTGACAGCTTATTTGGTGAGTTTGTTTTTCCTGACATGACAAAACCGCAATGGGAAAGTCTTAAAAAATTACAACTATTTTTTATGAAATGGTTTAATAAAGAAAGAGAAAAAGCTGTATTAACCTTTCCTGTGGTTACCGCTGCAATGCTTGTAAAAAAAGGCAAACCTGTAGATACTGAATTTGCCAATATGTGCGCCACTGAGTTAAGTGAAGGAAATTCATTTTTTATCTATCAATCTGAAAGCGCAGATAGTTTGGCTTCTTGTTGCCGATTAAGAAATGAAATTAGCGACAATACTTTTAGCTATTCTTTGGGTGCAGGTGGCGTTTCTACAGGCTCTATAAACGTTATTACACTAAACATGAATCGCTTAATACAACAAGGAAAAGATCTTAAAACAGAAATAAATAAAATTCAAAAATACCAAATAGCCTACAGAAAGTTAATTGAAGAATATAAAAATGCCGGAATGCTGCCTGTTTATGATGCTGGTTTTATATCTCTAGACAAACAGTTTTTAACCATTGGCATAAACGGTATGGTAGAAGCTGCAGAAAGCCAAGGTATAAAAGCCGAAAATAGCACTGTTTATAAAGATTTTGTAGCAAAACAGCTCAAAATAATTTATGATGCTAATAAAGAAGCCAAAAAAGAATATGGCTATTTATTTAATACGGAATTTGTACCTGCAGAAAATTTAGGTGTAAAAAATGCAAAATGGGACAAAGAAGATGGTTTATTTGTACCTAGAGATTGCTACAATTCTTATTTCTATCCTGTAGAAAATAATTCGATAAATTCTTTAGATAAAATAATCTTACATGGTACAGATATTATTAAATATCTAGATGGGGGCTCTGCACTTCATTTAAATTTAGAAGAGGCTCCTAATAAAAATGGCTTTTTAAAATTAATTGAAGCCACAGCATTAGCCGGTTGTAATTATTTTTGCTTTAATGTAAAAATAACTATTTGTAATAAATGTGGTCATATTGATAAAAAAACACTTGTAAAATGCAGCTCTTGCAACTCTAAAAATATAGATTATGGTACGCGAGTAATTGGGTACTTAAAACGCGTTTCTAGTTTTAGTTCTGAAAGACAAAATGAACACGATTTAAGGTTTTATCATTTACAAAACGCTAAAGCGTCATAA
- a CDS encoding DMT family transporter yields the protein MNWILLIIAGLFEVAFAACLGKAKESTGTETTYWYIGFIVCLSASMLLLLKATQELPIGTAYAVWTGIGAVGTVLLGIFIFKEPATFWRLFFISTLIISIIGLKVVSH from the coding sequence ATGAATTGGATACTATTAATTATAGCGGGACTTTTTGAAGTTGCTTTTGCTGCTTGCTTAGGTAAAGCTAAAGAAAGCACAGGTACCGAAACTACCTATTGGTACATTGGTTTTATAGTATGTTTATCTGCAAGTATGTTGCTCCTTTTAAAAGCAACACAAGAATTACCTATAGGAACTGCTTATGCTGTTTGGACGGGAATAGGTGCCGTTGGAACCGTTTTATTAGGTATTTTTATATTTAAAGAGCCCGCTACGTTTTGGCGTCTTTTTTTTATTTCTACTTTAATAATTTCTATAATTGGTTTAAAAGTAGTGTCTCATTAA